Proteins encoded within one genomic window of Oceanococcus sp. HetDA_MAG_MS8:
- a CDS encoding GGDEF domain-containing response regulator — MIPHPRIALVEDSQADQVLFCKMLSRAVPNAQVEVFSSADAFKSALRPGSFDCVFLDHRLPDGTGLDVLHDLRCQDEFETLPAIMLTGWGNEATAVQAMKWGASDYLPKGQVDAKTLTSAMDAAFSAAARAERKRDNDRRLKEQIFTDDLTGVFNRRAFDEAIVALDQGQSRPALALAYLDLNEFKEVNDIHGHAAGDEVLRQIASRLQSRLRSSDSVYRLGGDEFVVVLSPPPRGQDLDALVSGLHQALKQPIRDADGKVLLQAGGSLGVAGRGEGGEPMTSLVERADRAMYRAKRNQGGRDIDCPELDCVNSHSGDGCTMRPKVENF, encoded by the coding sequence ATGATTCCTCATCCGCGCATCGCTTTGGTGGAAGACTCGCAGGCGGATCAAGTGCTGTTTTGCAAAATGCTCAGCCGGGCCGTGCCTAACGCTCAGGTGGAGGTGTTTTCCAGTGCTGATGCCTTTAAATCAGCTTTGCGGCCAGGCAGCTTCGATTGTGTGTTTTTAGACCATCGCTTACCTGACGGTACTGGGCTTGACGTGCTGCACGACCTGCGCTGCCAAGATGAGTTTGAAACCTTGCCTGCCATCATGTTGACCGGCTGGGGGAATGAGGCAACAGCCGTTCAAGCCATGAAATGGGGAGCGTCGGATTATTTGCCGAAGGGTCAGGTCGATGCCAAAACTTTGACATCCGCGATGGATGCAGCCTTTAGCGCTGCAGCCCGCGCGGAGCGTAAACGCGACAACGACCGGCGGTTGAAAGAACAAATCTTCACGGATGATTTAACGGGTGTTTTTAACCGACGGGCATTTGATGAGGCCATTGTGGCCTTAGATCAGGGCCAGTCTCGTCCAGCTTTGGCCTTGGCTTACTTAGATTTGAATGAGTTTAAGGAGGTCAACGATATCCATGGTCATGCCGCCGGTGACGAGGTGTTACGCCAAATCGCCAGTCGCTTGCAAAGCCGGCTGCGCAGCAGCGATAGCGTTTATCGGCTGGGCGGGGATGAATTTGTGGTTGTGCTCTCGCCACCGCCTCGCGGGCAAGACCTGGATGCATTAGTGAGTGGACTCCATCAGGCCCTGAAACAGCCTATCCGTGATGCCGACGGCAAGGTGTTACTGCAGGCTGGTGGAAGTTTGGGTGTGGCCGGGCGTGGCGAAGGTGGAGAGCCCATGACCTCGCTAGTGGAGCGGGCAGACCGGGCCATGTATAGAGCCAAACGCAACCAAGGCGGCCGCGATATTGATTGCCCGGAGCTGGATTGTGTCAATAGTCATTCCGGTGATGGCTGCACAATGCGACCCAAGGTTGAGAATTTCTAG
- a CDS encoding crotonase/enoyl-CoA hydratase family protein, whose protein sequence is MTKPADPLVVCVRHGRVLEVRIQRPQVRNCVNRPTADALLDAFTDFDQDPELDVAILHGAGGHFCAGADLKAVASGKPELANRIDRDGPGPMGPTRMQCAKPVIAAISGYCVAGGLELACWCDLRVADDSAIFGVFCRRFGVPLIDGGSVRLPRLIGQSRALDMILTGRPVAIEEASQMGLVNRRCAAGQSFDTAMELAEQLMAFPQTCLRGDLRSARQQWSLNEEQAMRQEFEYGLNTLGSGETLAGATRFKEGQGRHGDFDPPQLTLK, encoded by the coding sequence ATGACCAAGCCAGCCGACCCTCTCGTCGTTTGCGTCCGACACGGTCGGGTTCTCGAAGTTCGTATTCAACGACCGCAAGTGCGTAACTGCGTCAATCGACCTACAGCTGACGCCCTCCTGGACGCATTTACTGATTTCGACCAAGACCCTGAGCTGGATGTCGCCATCCTGCATGGGGCCGGAGGTCACTTTTGTGCAGGGGCGGATCTCAAAGCCGTTGCCAGCGGCAAGCCTGAATTGGCCAACAGAATTGACCGTGATGGCCCCGGCCCCATGGGGCCGACCCGGATGCAATGCGCTAAGCCAGTCATCGCGGCCATCAGCGGTTATTGCGTTGCCGGTGGTTTGGAGCTGGCCTGCTGGTGTGACCTACGCGTTGCCGATGACAGCGCCATCTTTGGGGTGTTCTGCCGCCGCTTTGGGGTACCACTCATCGACGGTGGTAGCGTTCGCCTACCCAGACTGATTGGCCAAAGTCGAGCCCTAGACATGATCCTAACGGGCCGCCCCGTGGCCATAGAGGAGGCGAGCCAAATGGGCTTGGTCAACCGTCGCTGCGCTGCAGGCCAGAGCTTCGACACGGCCATGGAGCTCGCTGAGCAGCTCATGGCCTTTCCCCAAACCTGCTTACGTGGCGACCTACGCAGTGCTCGCCAGCAATGGTCCTTGAACGAGGAACAGGCCATGCGCCAAGAGTTTGAGTATGGCCTGAATACGCTAGGTTCCGGAGAAACCCTCGCAGGCGCAACACGCTTTAAAGAAGGCCAGGGGCGCCATGGTGACTTCGATCCCCCCCAACTCACTCTAAAGTGA
- a CDS encoding bifunctional diguanylate cyclase/phosphodiesterase, with protein sequence MTGLGWLLSAMLGGMGLGLLFGRRRLPERGSQKRHHTAIEPQPIGSSLDPLTGLANRQDFLAQLRQAVSEYQPDQTEVVLLILDLDRFQRINNSLGQQGGDALLCSLAQRLLQKYPQPHCVGRLGSDDFAILLRSTPQDHDTGMAAALEDLSLVLQQPFEVAGETIILGASLGASSYPTRARTVDELLHQAALAMQQSKAQSWRRRTQAQPGTALAERDALHIEAALREALLKEELWLSYQPQIDLKTGRLCGCEALLRWHNPQLGEVPPSVFIPLAESCGLMAKLGPWVLHQACLDARRMRAKLGEQFVMSVNVSALQFQHMDMVAEVQQALRQTALPASALELEITENLLLENPDHARDTLKALRMMGVHVAIDDFGTGYCSLSYLLNYPVDKLKIDRSFIQHLEHNQHDADLTSAIIVLAHTLGLSVVAEGIEEDGQSRFLSDHACDLGQGYLYGRAVRADDFMKNIPPSGILLSQNGEGVSVGLGSVASQRTH encoded by the coding sequence ATGACCGGTTTAGGCTGGTTGCTGAGCGCCATGCTCGGTGGAATGGGTTTGGGGCTGCTTTTCGGCCGCCGCAGGCTGCCTGAGCGGGGCAGCCAAAAGCGTCACCACACTGCCATTGAGCCGCAGCCCATCGGTTCGAGTCTGGACCCGCTGACAGGCCTGGCGAATCGCCAAGACTTTCTTGCCCAGCTTCGCCAAGCGGTGAGCGAATATCAGCCGGACCAGACTGAGGTCGTCCTGCTGATTTTGGACTTGGACCGCTTTCAACGCATCAACAATAGCTTGGGGCAGCAGGGCGGCGATGCTCTGCTCTGCAGCCTTGCCCAGCGCCTGCTCCAGAAATATCCTCAGCCGCATTGTGTAGGGCGTTTGGGCTCAGATGACTTTGCGATTCTTCTGCGCTCTACTCCGCAAGACCATGACACCGGCATGGCCGCGGCTTTGGAGGACTTGAGCCTTGTGCTGCAGCAACCCTTTGAGGTTGCCGGAGAAACCATCATTCTTGGAGCCAGCCTCGGGGCTAGCAGCTACCCGACCAGGGCGCGCACCGTGGATGAGCTCCTGCATCAAGCGGCTCTGGCCATGCAGCAATCCAAGGCGCAGTCCTGGCGTCGGCGAACCCAAGCGCAGCCCGGAACAGCCTTGGCCGAACGGGATGCGCTCCATATTGAAGCCGCCCTCCGCGAGGCTTTGCTTAAGGAAGAGCTGTGGCTGAGCTACCAGCCCCAGATCGATCTCAAAACCGGCCGCCTCTGCGGCTGCGAAGCTTTACTGCGCTGGCATAACCCCCAGCTGGGAGAGGTTCCGCCCAGTGTCTTCATTCCACTCGCCGAGTCTTGTGGGCTAATGGCCAAGCTTGGCCCTTGGGTGCTGCATCAGGCCTGCCTAGACGCGCGGCGAATGCGTGCGAAGCTCGGTGAGCAGTTTGTGATGTCGGTCAACGTGTCAGCCCTACAGTTCCAGCACATGGACATGGTGGCTGAAGTCCAGCAAGCACTCCGGCAAACGGCATTGCCGGCCAGCGCCCTCGAGCTCGAGATCACGGAAAACTTGCTGCTAGAAAATCCAGACCATGCGCGCGACACCCTGAAGGCCCTACGCATGATGGGCGTTCACGTGGCCATCGATGACTTCGGCACCGGCTATTGCAGCTTGTCTTACCTACTGAACTATCCCGTAGATAAGCTGAAAATTGACCGCAGTTTCATTCAGCATTTGGAACACAACCAACACGATGCTGACCTCACCAGTGCCATTATTGTTCTGGCACATACTCTGGGCCTCAGCGTGGTGGCCGAGGGCATCGAAGAAGATGGACAAAGCCGCTTTCTCAGCGACCATGCTTGCGACTTGGGCCAAGGCTATCTTTACGGTCGCGCGGTACGCGCCGACGACTTCATGAAGAACATTCCCCCAAGTGGAATTCTGCTGAGCCAAAACGGAGAGGGAGTGAGTGTTGGTCTGGGCTCAGTTGCCAGTCAAAGAACGCATTAA
- a CDS encoding HlyD family type I secretion periplasmic adaptor subunit, with protein MTESVPTPRYVRAIGRITRGTQPRNDSWEADAEYALLNQEPLRARRLMYLSMLVIAALLWWAAYAEIDEIARGDGRVIPSSQLQVVQAVDGGVVEAIKVRVGDVVQPGQLLMQIDTTRFASNLGESRSRSTYLEVRAARLRAMLSGLEFSVPDSLRTQAPDIVSSEEEAYRAQRQELRAQVAGAEQEIQQRQREIQEARARRDQAKQTLGLVRKELAVTRPLLRTGAVSEVEILRLEREEARLVGERDQAIAQILRVQSAYKQAERKVEQIRSQSNNQLQEELTETLAELQSLNQSSAALEDRVDRAIIRAPVRGTVKQLLVNTVGGVVQPGSELLEIVPLDDTLILETKIRPRDIGFLRPGQPAVVKFSAYDFAIFGGLDGEVQQIAADSVIAEDGSAHYIARIRTFSPELAEGMPIIPGMLAEVDIVTGKKTLLQYLFKPVLRARHTAFRER; from the coding sequence ATGACCGAGTCCGTACCCACGCCGCGCTATGTTCGCGCTATTGGCCGCATCACCCGCGGCACTCAGCCGCGCAACGACAGCTGGGAAGCCGACGCTGAGTACGCTCTGCTCAATCAAGAGCCCCTGCGTGCGAGGCGGCTCATGTATTTATCCATGCTGGTGATCGCTGCACTGCTTTGGTGGGCGGCTTATGCCGAAATTGATGAAATTGCACGTGGGGATGGCCGGGTGATTCCGTCCTCTCAGCTCCAGGTTGTACAAGCCGTCGATGGCGGCGTTGTGGAAGCCATCAAAGTACGCGTTGGCGATGTAGTGCAGCCAGGACAGCTGCTTATGCAAATCGACACCACACGCTTTGCCTCCAACCTCGGAGAATCCCGCTCGCGCTCCACCTATTTGGAGGTCCGTGCCGCGCGCCTACGCGCCATGCTAAGCGGGCTGGAATTTAGCGTACCCGACAGCCTGCGCACGCAGGCTCCAGATATTGTGAGTAGCGAGGAGGAGGCCTACAGGGCACAACGCCAAGAGCTGCGCGCACAGGTGGCTGGAGCCGAGCAAGAGATCCAACAGCGTCAACGCGAAATTCAAGAAGCGCGCGCGCGGCGCGACCAAGCCAAGCAAACATTGGGGCTGGTTCGTAAAGAGCTGGCTGTAACCCGGCCACTGCTGCGCACTGGCGCAGTCTCGGAGGTCGAAATCCTCAGGCTAGAACGCGAAGAAGCCCGCCTCGTCGGTGAGCGCGACCAGGCCATTGCGCAAATCCTGCGTGTGCAATCTGCGTATAAGCAGGCCGAGCGCAAAGTCGAGCAAATTCGCAGCCAGTCCAATAATCAGCTTCAAGAAGAGCTCACTGAAACTTTGGCTGAGCTTCAGTCCTTAAACCAATCCAGCGCAGCCCTGGAAGACCGGGTGGATCGCGCCATCATCCGGGCCCCTGTACGCGGCACAGTGAAGCAATTATTGGTGAATACCGTGGGCGGTGTGGTGCAGCCTGGCAGCGAGCTATTGGAGATCGTGCCGCTAGACGACACCCTGATTTTGGAAACCAAAATCCGCCCCAGAGACATTGGCTTTTTACGCCCTGGGCAACCGGCCGTCGTGAAGTTCTCGGCTTATGACTTTGCGATTTTTGGGGGTCTGGACGGGGAAGTCCAACAAATCGCCGCCGATTCTGTCATTGCGGAAGACGGCAGCGCTCATTACATCGCCCGTATTCGCACCTTTAGCCCAGAATTGGCCGAAGGCATGCCCATCATCCCTGGCATGTTGGCCGAGGTTGATATCGTCACCGGCAAAAAAACTTTGCTGCAGTACCTGTTCAAGCCCGTCCTGCGGGCCCGCCACACGGCGTTTCGGGAGCGCTGA
- a CDS encoding type I secretion system permease/ATPase, translating into MSTPNTADDTLATTVADAGPQEVDQLLECLAHVSLREHRELNRDAVCTGLPLREGKLTPSLLLRAAPRAGFKAKLLAQPLSSLGQAPGSAILLLNNQAAVVLESRDASTQTASVFVPEQGLEEWTEQQLAQRYSGHLVMLRPRFEHDDRAPQMQSQRRRHWFWGALFQHRKLYRDALVAAFMINSFAVAMPLFVMNVYDRVVPNEAVETLWVFAAGLAIVLAAELALRSARAHFVDLAGNRVDRDLSTTIMQAVLGMRLQDRPESTGSFAANLRAFEVVRDFVTAASITTLIDLPFALIFVAILAWIAPPLAIPLIIGATVLVIHSWSVQSSLRYLADEGHRSGALRNATLVESLVGLEDIKSQGAQGLIQRRWEQVTQHLAHNQTQLKLLGSSVMHGALFVQQCTSLGIVVLGVYLIMSQQLSMGGLIAAMMLTSRAMQPLAQLAGLMTQYHNAKTALLGLDPLLGQGPPEPAQAPINRPNLQGAIELKEVSFQYPRSHGNAVRDISLRIAPGEKVAILGRAGSGKSTLLRLILGLYQPQEGSVRLDGIDTQQLAADQVRKAIGYISQQPTLLYGSLRENLLMGRTGIADQALLEAAYNADLKDMIDTHPQGFDMHIGERGESLSGGQRQAVALARGLVGNPNILLLDEPTSALDNGSEERVRSRLKALASNKTLVLVTHRTAMLDLVDRIIVLDQGRLMADGPKDTVLEALRSGRVATNQGGRA; encoded by the coding sequence ATGTCTACGCCAAACACCGCCGACGACACCCTCGCAACCACCGTAGCCGATGCAGGCCCGCAGGAGGTGGATCAACTCCTGGAGTGCTTGGCCCATGTCTCTTTACGCGAGCACCGCGAGCTCAATAGAGATGCCGTCTGTACGGGTCTGCCGCTGCGCGAGGGCAAGCTTACCCCCAGCTTACTGTTGCGCGCTGCGCCACGCGCCGGTTTTAAGGCCAAGCTTTTGGCTCAGCCACTATCGTCCCTTGGCCAAGCACCAGGCTCGGCTATTCTGCTACTCAACAATCAAGCAGCTGTGGTCTTGGAAAGCAGGGATGCCAGCACGCAGACCGCCAGTGTCTTTGTGCCTGAGCAGGGCCTGGAGGAGTGGACTGAGCAGCAGCTCGCCCAGCGTTATTCGGGGCATTTGGTGATGCTGAGGCCACGCTTCGAACATGATGATCGCGCCCCGCAAATGCAAAGCCAGCGGCGTCGGCATTGGTTCTGGGGGGCGCTCTTTCAACATCGCAAGCTCTATCGCGACGCCCTGGTTGCGGCCTTCATGATCAACAGTTTTGCGGTGGCCATGCCCTTGTTCGTGATGAACGTGTACGACCGCGTCGTGCCTAACGAAGCCGTTGAAACTCTGTGGGTCTTTGCCGCTGGGCTTGCCATCGTACTCGCCGCAGAACTCGCCCTACGCAGCGCCCGCGCGCACTTTGTGGACTTAGCCGGGAACCGCGTTGACCGCGACCTATCCACCACCATCATGCAAGCCGTTCTAGGCATGCGCCTGCAGGACCGACCCGAGTCCACCGGATCTTTTGCCGCCAATCTACGGGCTTTTGAAGTGGTGCGAGATTTTGTCACCGCGGCGAGCATCACGACGCTCATCGACCTACCCTTTGCCCTGATATTCGTCGCCATATTGGCCTGGATTGCTCCGCCACTGGCTATCCCACTCATCATCGGCGCGACGGTCTTGGTCATTCACTCCTGGTCGGTCCAGTCCAGCCTCCGTTATCTCGCCGATGAAGGCCACCGTTCTGGGGCTTTGCGCAATGCCACGCTGGTCGAGAGCCTCGTCGGCTTGGAAGACATTAAAAGTCAGGGTGCACAGGGCCTTATTCAGCGCCGCTGGGAGCAAGTCACTCAACACCTGGCCCATAACCAAACGCAGCTCAAGCTGTTGGGTAGTAGCGTGATGCATGGCGCGCTGTTCGTGCAGCAGTGCACGTCCTTGGGCATCGTAGTGCTGGGTGTGTATCTCATTATGTCTCAGCAGCTATCCATGGGCGGTTTGATTGCCGCGATGATGCTGACCTCTAGAGCTATGCAGCCATTAGCACAGCTCGCTGGGCTCATGACTCAATACCACAATGCTAAAACGGCGCTGCTAGGACTTGACCCCTTGTTAGGGCAAGGGCCTCCGGAGCCGGCTCAGGCGCCAATTAATCGGCCCAATTTGCAGGGAGCCATAGAACTCAAGGAAGTGAGCTTTCAGTACCCCCGTAGCCATGGTAATGCCGTTCGCGACATTAGCCTGCGGATTGCTCCAGGCGAGAAGGTCGCGATTTTAGGCCGGGCTGGCTCAGGAAAATCCACCTTGCTCCGGCTCATACTGGGCCTCTATCAACCCCAAGAGGGTTCAGTGCGGCTAGATGGTATTGACACCCAGCAGCTCGCGGCCGATCAGGTCCGTAAAGCCATCGGCTACATTTCACAGCAGCCCACGCTTCTCTACGGCAGCCTGCGCGAAAATCTACTGATGGGCCGCACCGGCATTGCCGACCAAGCCTTGCTTGAGGCCGCCTACAACGCAGACCTCAAAGACATGATCGACACCCATCCCCAAGGGTTTGATATGCATATTGGTGAGCGTGGGGAATCCTTGTCTGGAGGGCAGCGACAAGCCGTCGCCCTGGCGCGCGGATTGGTGGGCAACCCAAACATTCTGCTCCTCGACGAACCCACCAGCGCCCTGGATAACGGCAGCGAAGAACGCGTACGCAGCCGGCTTAAAGCCCTGGCCAGCAATAAAACTTTAGTACTGGTTACCCACCGTACCGCCATGCTCGACCTAGTGGATCGCATCATCGTTCTTGACCAAGGGCGATTAATGGCGGATGGCCCCAAAGATACCGTGCTCGAAGCCCTGCGCAGTGGCCGGGTTGCGACCAACCAAGGGGGCCGAGCATGA